The following are encoded together in the Lathyrus oleraceus cultivar Zhongwan6 chromosome 3, CAAS_Psat_ZW6_1.0, whole genome shotgun sequence genome:
- the LOC127129131 gene encoding 7-methylxanthosine synthase 1: MYDMSSHYYIIQLYHMAMDRVLRMKSGEGEASYVKNSLIPKKAIMKVKALLDENMRLMIPKTTFNSCWKVVDLGCSSGPNALMVVSNIINVIDKISLSLNHGSPTTFQIYLNDLYENDFNTILRLLPEFHQSIQKERGHNAGGCFIHATPGSFYGRLFPNNYINIFHSSYCVHWLSQAPKYSTKKAEPLIKKNIYITRMSHPSVYDVYVEQFGRDFNNFLKSRSEELTNDGVMVLTLIGREKNGEITSYEILGMVLNEMVQEGLVEEEKLDLFNLPLYHPTIEEVNQMIEIEGSFIIQTLKTFKIGWDANLQEDTVDYIDSKMRGEFIAKYHRACFESLLIHEFGETIMDELFSRFAKLIAQFIELKSPDFFNIVLFMTKCP, from the exons ATGTACGACATGTCTAGTCATTATTACATAATTCAGTTATATCACATGGCAATGGATCGTGTTCTTCGTATGAAGAGTGGTGAAGGAGAAGCAAGCTATGTTAAAAATTCCTTAATTCCG AAAAAAGCAATAATGAAAGTGAAAGCCTTACTTGATGAGAACATGAGACTGATGATACCAAAAACAACTTTTAATAGTTGTTGGAAAGTAGTCGATTTGGGTTGTTCTTCCGGACCAAATGCACTTATGGTCGTCTCAAATATCATTAACGTGATTGATAAAATTAGCTTAAGCTTAAACCATGGGTCACCAACAACGTTCCAAATTTACCTCAATGAtttatatgaaaatgatttcaatACTATCTTGAGATTACTACCTGAGTTCCATCAAAGCATACAAAAAGAAAGAGGACACAATGCTGGAGGATGTTTCATACATGCAACACCAGGGAGCTTCTATGGAAGATTGTTCCCCAATAATTACATCAACATTTTCCATTCTTCTTATTGTGTTCATTGGCTATCACAA GCACCAAAATATTCGACAAAGAAAGCAGAACCACTCATCaagaaaaatatttatataaCAAGAATGAGCCATCCATCAGTGTATGATGTATATGTTGAGCAATTTGGAAGAGACTTCAACAATTTTCTAAAGTCACGCTCAGAAGAACTAACAAATGATGGTGTGATGGTCCTCACTTTAATTGGGAGAGAGAAAAATGGTGAAATTACTTCTTATGAGATACTAGGCATGGTACTCAATGAAATGGTTCAAGAG GGTTTAGTTGAAGAAGAAAAATTGGACTTGTTTAATTTGCCTTTATATCATCCTACTATAGAAGAAGTAAACCAAATGATCGAAATCGAAGGATCTTTTATCATTCAAACATTGAAGACTTTTAAAATTGGTTGGGATGCAAACCTACAAGAAGATACCGTTGATTATATTGATAGCAAAATGAGAGGAGAGTTCATAGCCAAGTACCATAGAGCTTGCTTTGAGTCTCTTTTAATACATGAGTTTGGTGAAACTATCATGGATGAATTGTTCTCAAGGTTTGCAAAGCTTATTGCACAATTCATTGAATTAAAGTCACCCGATTTTTTTAATATTGTGTTGTTCATGACCAAGTGTCCGTAG